GGTAACCTGCCCGTCGCCCGCCATCGCGATCTTCCCGTCCCGCCGAACCGCGCAGATGGTGGTCGATCGTATTTTCACGGCAAGCGGCGTCCCGCGGGTAACAGCATCTAGGCTGTCTACTCCCCGCCAGACGCGCGGGTTGCACCTCGCCCGGCGCTCGCGCTTGAGTTGCCTTGCTAGCGGACGCCGCAGCGCCGTCTCCGAATCGCGAGGCGATATGCCGCTCGACCTGGTGATCTTCGACTGCGACGGCGTGCTGGTCGACAGCGAGCCGGTCGTGAACCGCGTCGAGTCGGCGCTCTTCACCACGCTCGGCTACCCGCTGGACGTCACGGAAGCGCGCCGCCGAATGCAAGGCAAAACGGTCGGCCAAGTCGCCGAGCTCGTCGCAGCGGAGCTCGGCCGCACACTCACCGCCGAGGAGCTCTACACCTGGGGCATGACGACCGCGCTCGGGCTAGTCGAAGAGCTGCAGCCCGTCGCCGGCGTACGCGACGTGATCACGCAAGTCGCGGCATGGGGCCTGCAAACGTGCGTCGCCTCGCAGTCGCCGTTGCCGCGCGTGCGCCTCTCGCTGGCGGTGACGCAGCTCGCCGCACCGTTCGGCGCCAAGGTCTTCACCGCGTCGATGGTCGCGCGCCCGAAGCCCGCGCCCGACCTGTTCTTGTACGCCGCAGAAAAGATGAACGCCGCTCCGCAGCGCACTGCCGTGATCGAAGACTCGCCGAGCGGCGTGCTCGCCGCGCGCGCCGCGGGGATGACGGTCTTCGGCTACGCCGCCGACT
This sequence is a window from Candidatus Eremiobacterota bacterium. Protein-coding genes within it:
- a CDS encoding HAD family phosphatase is translated as MPLDLVIFDCDGVLVDSEPVVNRVESALFTTLGYPLDVTEARRRMQGKTVGQVAELVAAELGRTLTAEELYTWGMTTALGLVEELQPVAGVRDVITQVAAWGLQTCVASQSPLPRVRLSLAVTQLAAPFGAKVFTASMVARPKPAPDLFLYAAEKMNAAPQRTAVIEDSPSGVLAARAAGMTVFGYAADSDAGALRAAGAHVFAAMDELPALLALARER